A section of the Euwallacea fornicatus isolate EFF26 chromosome 12, ASM4011564v1, whole genome shotgun sequence genome encodes:
- the LOC136342717 gene encoding uncharacterized protein, whose protein sequence is MARTMEDQETPLANGICQCEGPNLARGFKFCEPYDAVRQKGRGAEPELRCGMQLKERGRFLGFNREEVGRANVRCRKIKERVSRIEAGTQSFLGFTEKAQKDSVHTLSLLSDQWTRIQNDLYKIIHRKFLESYAKKAPKEEIVRSSYFASNLRFPLKTEDGVWSEKTKMTNAFPMECPNGIKDEPGLHTDREHEIVSQIHLLNKELETIRELKQAASEHVKLHASPFFRAKLELKLPRFLPPKSPHNLLEEELYLDPWSLLVATIFLNKTSAVAARPYVFWFLEENPDPFTVVGKKTEQLETYFGPLGLQKRRAKQVWRMSYDFLYKDWKRVGELHGVGSYGEDAFRMFCLGDFSVDPKDRYLKIYKAWYHMQDKDSRLHEMNC, encoded by the exons CCAATGCGAAGGTCCAAATTTGGCTCGGGGATTTAAATTCTGTGAGCCCTATGATGCTGTCCGCCAGAAGGGACGAGGGGCCGAGCCAGAGCTGAGGTGCGGAATGCAACTGAAGGAAAGGGGACGTTTCTTGGGATTTAATAGGGAGGAAGTCGGTAGGGCCAACGTGCGCTGTCGGAAGATAAAGGAGCGTGTCAGCAGAATTGAGGCGGGGACGCAGTCCTTTTTAG GTTTTACTGAAAAAGCACAAAAAGACTCTGTCCACACCTTATCGTTACTGTCGGATCAATGGACGAGGATCCAAAACGACCTGTACAAAATTATTCATAGGAAATTTCTGGAGAGCTACGCTAAAAAAGCGCCAAAGGAGGAGATTGTCCGCTCCAGCTATTTCGCTTCAAACCTCAGGTTCCCCCTTAAAACCGAAGATGGGGTGTGGTCCGAGAAAACTAAAATGACCAACGCTTTTCCCATGGAGTGCCCAAACGGGATCAAAGACGAACCGGGACTTCACACGGATCGAGAGCACG AAATAGTCTCCCAGATCCACCTACTAAACAAGGAATTGGAGACAATCCGGGAGTTGAAACAGGCCGCCTCGGAACACGTGAAGTTGCATGCTTCCCCATTTTTCCGAGCGAAGCTGGAGCTGAAGCTGCCACGCTTCCTGCCCCCCAAGTCGCCCCACAATTTGCTAGAGGAGGAACTTTATCTCGATCCTTGGTCGCTACTGGTGGCCACGATATTTCTGAATAAAACCTCGGCGGTGGCGGCGCGTCCCTATGTTTTCTGGTTTCTGGAGGAGAATCCGGACCCTTTCACGGTGGTGGGCAAGAAGACGGAGCAACTGGAGACGTACTTTGGACCGCTGGGGCTGCAGAAGAGAAGAGCCAAGCAG GTATGGCGAATGTCCTACGATTTCCTCTATAAAGACTGGAAAAGAGTGGGCGAGCTGCATGGCGTCGGCAGCTATGGCGAGGACGCCTTTCGCATGTTCTGCTTAGGGGATTTCTCTGTGGATCCGAAGGACCGCTACCTAAAAATCTACAAGGCCTGGTACCACATGCAAGACAAGGATTCCCGACTGCACGAAATGAATTGCTGA